In the Hymenobacter volaticus genome, one interval contains:
- a CDS encoding aminotransferase class I/II-fold pyridoxal phosphate-dependent enzyme: MLHGHGDDGYRHSHSIVADFSTNVWYGCEPAGLKEYVFRQWPTVNRYPEVLAESLATQIAAHHDLAPTQVLVSSGTTESIYLVAQTWAGGRSTVLSPAFAEYEDACRQHGHRLQFLAWEELQPDTPLTSELLFVCNPNNPSGSVLELEVLAALLAGNPRTVLVLDEAFIEFTTSVATAVPLLSQFDNLLIMRSLTKAYAIPGLRLGYVLASTALITKLTQHKAPWAVNALAVAAGRFLFENYEQVQLPLPQLLADKAMLSGQLSLNPGLIISPSHTHYFLGATRHGMAAELKRWLLSHHGLLIRDAANFRGLTPAHFRIGTRSPADNQLLVNALQEWSTASFA; this comes from the coding sequence TGGCGACGACGGCTACCGCCACTCCCACTCTATCGTAGCGGATTTCAGCACCAACGTCTGGTACGGGTGCGAGCCGGCCGGCTTGAAAGAGTACGTTTTCCGCCAGTGGCCCACCGTGAACCGCTACCCCGAGGTGTTGGCCGAAAGTCTGGCCACCCAAATAGCCGCCCACCACGACCTCGCGCCCACGCAAGTGCTGGTAAGTAGCGGCACCACCGAAAGCATCTACCTGGTGGCGCAAACCTGGGCCGGCGGCCGTAGCACGGTGCTCTCGCCGGCCTTCGCTGAATACGAAGATGCCTGCCGCCAACACGGCCACCGGTTGCAGTTTCTGGCTTGGGAAGAGTTGCAGCCTGATACTCCGCTAACCAGCGAGCTGCTGTTTGTTTGCAACCCCAACAACCCATCCGGCAGCGTGTTGGAGTTGGAGGTATTGGCAGCCTTACTAGCCGGTAATCCGCGCACGGTGCTCGTGCTCGATGAGGCGTTTATTGAATTTACGACCAGTGTCGCGACGGCTGTTCCTTTACTAAGCCAATTCGATAACCTGTTGATTATGCGCTCATTGACCAAGGCGTATGCAATTCCAGGTTTACGGCTTGGCTACGTACTGGCTTCCACTGCCCTCATCACCAAGCTCACCCAACACAAGGCGCCTTGGGCAGTGAATGCGCTAGCCGTGGCGGCCGGGCGCTTCTTGTTTGAAAACTACGAACAAGTGCAGTTGCCCCTTCCTCAGCTGCTGGCCGACAAAGCCATGCTGAGCGGTCAGCTGAGTCTAAACCCCGGCCTCATCATCTCACCGAGTCACACCCACTACTTCCTGGGCGCCACGCGGCACGGCATGGCGGCCGAGCTGAAGCGCTGGCTGTTATCCCACCACGGCCTGCTCATTCGGGATGCTGCCAACTTCCGGGGGCTGACCCCGGCTCACTTTCGCATTGGCACCCGCAGCCCTGCCGACAATCAACTCCTCGTAAACGCCCTGCAAGAATGGAGTACCGCTTCCTTCGCCTAG
- the cbiB gene encoding adenosylcobinamide-phosphate synthase CbiB: MEYRFLRLAVPLASGYLLDRLLADPENWPHPVRTYGQLIAAGEQQLNHDSQRFVKGAGLTIGLVGGTFVLFKLLDKVWEQAPPALSIAINSAWVFYGLANTGLVREGRAVFDVLEREGLEAGRRQLARIVGRDTAQLDAQQIRTAVLESLAENLSDGVVAPLFYYALAGVPGLMAYKMVNTLDSMVGYRNPRYELFGKFAARLDDAVNLVPARLTAGLLAALSGSKRGWRFIFKYGHQHKSPNAGYPEAALAGVLDCRFGGPNYYHGQLVPKPYIGNNPRSLAPAEINRVARLNHSVCAVVVAGILGMFWWQYNRR; the protein is encoded by the coding sequence ATGGAGTACCGCTTCCTTCGCCTAGCCGTTCCACTGGCATCCGGCTACTTGCTGGACCGACTGCTGGCCGACCCTGAGAATTGGCCCCATCCGGTGCGCACCTACGGCCAACTCATTGCTGCTGGGGAGCAGCAGCTCAACCACGACTCGCAGCGTTTCGTGAAAGGAGCCGGGCTCACCATTGGCTTGGTGGGCGGCACATTCGTTTTGTTTAAACTGCTCGACAAGGTTTGGGAGCAAGCACCGCCCGCGTTAAGCATTGCTATTAACAGCGCCTGGGTTTTTTACGGGCTGGCCAATACCGGTTTAGTACGCGAGGGCCGGGCCGTGTTCGACGTGCTGGAGCGGGAAGGACTGGAAGCCGGCCGCCGCCAGCTAGCCCGTATTGTGGGCCGCGACACCGCCCAGCTCGACGCTCAACAAATCCGCACCGCGGTGCTGGAAAGTTTGGCTGAAAACCTAAGCGACGGGGTAGTAGCGCCCTTGTTCTACTACGCGCTGGCGGGCGTACCAGGCCTGATGGCCTACAAGATGGTAAACACCCTCGACTCGATGGTGGGCTACCGTAACCCGCGCTACGAGTTGTTCGGCAAGTTCGCCGCTCGCCTCGACGATGCAGTCAATTTAGTGCCCGCCCGCCTCACGGCCGGTTTGCTAGCCGCTTTAAGCGGAAGCAAGCGGGGTTGGCGCTTTATTTTCAAGTATGGGCACCAGCACAAGAGTCCCAACGCTGGCTATCCGGAAGCGGCGCTGGCCGGGGTGCTCGATTGCCGCTTCGGTGGCCCCAATTATTACCACGGACAGCTTGTGCCCAAACCCTACATCGGTAACAACCCCCGCTCCCTTGCTCCCGCTGAAATCAACCGCGTTGCTCGCCTCAACCACAGCGTGTGCGCCGTCGTGGTGGCGGGCATTTTGGGAATGTTTTGGTGGCAGTATAACCGCCGCTAA
- a CDS encoding cobyrinate a,c-diamide synthase: protein MSLSTAVAKPQFLIAAPSSGNGKTTLTLGLLRVLARRGLVVQPFKCGPDYLDTHHHTQAAGRPSVNLDLFMASAAHAQATYADYLTPADVALVEGVMGLFDGADRMQGSAAAVAELLGIPVILVVNAKAMAYSVAPLLFGFKNFYPGIRLVGAIFNFVNTASHYHFLREACEDVGVMALGYLPNNLAFTVPSRHLGLSIDTNLQYETILETLADTLPATVDVDQLLAVASTPAPVPGPVLPAVVRQEHRRIAVARDAAFTFTYHQNLLAFSGFGEVTYFSPLTDAQLPAGTDFLYLPGGYPELFAETLSANQSMRASVAAYCAAGGVTYAECGGLMYLGRAIVTAQRESFAMAGVLPGTTSMANAKLTLGYRALEWEDVQIKGHEFHYSQLEDQGLMAAPVEITNAKGVAVPVQVYRHGNVWASYVHLYWGEDAAFITKLLASSQ from the coding sequence GTGTCCTTGTCTACTGCCGTTGCAAAGCCCCAATTTCTGATTGCCGCGCCGAGCAGTGGCAATGGCAAAACCACCCTCACGTTGGGGTTGCTGCGGGTGCTAGCCCGGCGTGGACTCGTGGTGCAGCCCTTCAAGTGCGGGCCCGACTATCTTGATACCCACCACCACACCCAGGCTGCCGGCCGACCCAGCGTTAATCTGGATTTGTTTATGGCCTCGGCCGCGCACGCGCAAGCCACTTACGCCGATTACTTAACTCCCGCTGATGTAGCCTTGGTTGAAGGCGTGATGGGCCTCTTCGACGGGGCCGACCGCATGCAAGGCAGCGCGGCCGCCGTGGCCGAATTGCTGGGCATTCCGGTGATTTTGGTGGTCAACGCCAAAGCCATGGCCTACTCGGTGGCGCCGCTGCTGTTTGGGTTCAAGAATTTTTACCCAGGCATCCGGCTAGTAGGTGCCATTTTCAACTTCGTAAATACTGCCTCGCACTACCACTTTCTGCGCGAAGCCTGTGAGGATGTAGGCGTAATGGCCCTCGGCTATTTGCCCAATAACCTGGCTTTTACTGTTCCCTCGCGCCACTTAGGCTTATCCATCGACACCAACCTTCAATACGAAACCATTTTGGAGACCTTGGCGGACACGCTGCCCGCCACCGTGGACGTGGATCAGTTGCTGGCCGTTGCCAGTACGCCTGCGCCGGTGCCAGGGCCGGTTTTGCCCGCAGTAGTAAGGCAAGAACACCGACGTATTGCTGTGGCCCGCGACGCAGCTTTTACTTTCACTTACCACCAAAACCTACTGGCTTTCAGTGGATTTGGTGAAGTTACTTATTTCAGTCCCTTAACTGACGCGCAGCTGCCGGCCGGCACCGATTTTCTGTATTTGCCCGGCGGTTATCCCGAGCTGTTTGCCGAAACCTTGAGCGCCAACCAGAGCATGCGCGCTAGCGTGGCGGCGTACTGCGCCGCGGGCGGCGTAACTTATGCGGAATGCGGCGGACTGATGTACCTAGGACGCGCCATCGTCACTGCCCAGAGGGAGTCGTTTGCTATGGCAGGTGTACTCCCGGGTACCACTTCTATGGCAAACGCCAAACTGACGTTGGGCTACCGCGCCCTGGAATGGGAGGACGTACAGATCAAAGGCCACGAATTTCACTACTCCCAACTCGAAGACCAAGGCCTTATGGCCGCGCCAGTGGAGATTACCAACGCCAAAGGCGTAGCGGTGCCGGTCCAGGTGTACCGGCATGGCAATGTGTGGGCGTCCTACGTGCACCTGTACTGGGGTGAAGATGCTGCCTTCATAACCAAACTGTTGGCTTCAAGCCAGTAA
- a CDS encoding AAA family ATPase: MAQFLISGGPGAGKSTLLTALQEQGYTGVEEASRVLIQEQVAAGSGLVPWQNLAGFAELALTRMVDQYEQARQRGGATFFDRGIPDIIAYLEVGGIPVPKIYHNAAAQYRYHPAVLMAPPWPAIYVNDAERWQTFAEAAQLYQALYQTYQRLGYQLVELPLVPVMDRVQFVQSWVATHQRQVQKSRDLRAE; encoded by the coding sequence ATGGCTCAATTTCTTATTTCCGGTGGACCCGGCGCGGGCAAATCCACGCTGCTAACGGCCCTGCAAGAGCAGGGCTACACTGGCGTGGAAGAAGCGTCGCGGGTTCTCATTCAGGAGCAGGTAGCCGCGGGCAGTGGCCTTGTGCCCTGGCAAAACTTGGCCGGTTTCGCGGAGCTCGCCTTAACCCGCATGGTAGACCAATACGAGCAGGCCCGGCAGCGCGGCGGGGCCACCTTCTTCGACCGGGGCATTCCCGACATCATTGCCTATTTGGAAGTAGGTGGCATTCCCGTTCCCAAGATCTACCACAACGCGGCCGCGCAATATCGCTACCATCCTGCGGTGCTCATGGCCCCTCCCTGGCCGGCCATCTACGTCAACGACGCCGAGCGCTGGCAAACTTTCGCCGAGGCCGCGCAGCTCTACCAGGCGCTATACCAAACCTACCAGCGCTTAGGCTACCAACTCGTTGAGTTGCCACTAGTACCGGTGATGGACCGGGTGCAGTTTGTGCAATCATGGGTGGCCACCCACCAGAGGCAGGTTCAAAAATCGAGGGATTTGCGGGCGGAATAG
- a CDS encoding ABC transporter substrate-binding protein, protein MALLALGPVAGFSQSPAPKVTAKPAAKAAAPVRSRTSVQYAKGFTLSYVGNYKVLTILSPFEQKTTATRYLLLPRGTARPTGFTEAQVIELPIRTLVGLSSMHVALADFLGASNILVGLGSFQYVSAPKVRQRITEGKVLEVGQGKQLNNELLVAQHPDLVMVTGWPGESLPRFQTLAAANIPVLINSEWVETTPLGRAEWVKVMAALLDKEDLVNQKFNQVVRDYQRLAASTRNVAKRPTVVVGMPFKDVWHVPDADSYMAQFLRDAGTTYPWDKTRAPSGSLALSFETVAPVALAADYWLHTGSTKSKAEIVAQDARYTAFAPFKRGMVYNNNRRTNAEGSNDYWESGAVRPDLVLADLIKILHPELLPTWQLRYYQQLK, encoded by the coding sequence GTGGCACTGCTTGCACTTGGGCCCGTGGCGGGTTTCAGCCAAAGCCCAGCTCCGAAGGTAACTGCGAAACCCGCCGCTAAAGCAGCAGCGCCTGTGCGGAGCCGCACTAGTGTGCAGTACGCTAAGGGCTTCACCCTAAGCTACGTCGGCAATTACAAGGTGCTCACTATCCTGAGCCCGTTCGAGCAGAAAACCACGGCCACCCGCTACCTGCTGCTGCCCCGGGGCACTGCCCGCCCAACCGGTTTTACCGAGGCCCAGGTGATAGAATTGCCCATCCGCACCCTAGTTGGGTTGTCGTCGATGCACGTGGCACTGGCCGATTTTCTGGGCGCCAGTAACATACTGGTGGGTTTGGGCAGCTTTCAGTACGTTTCGGCCCCGAAAGTGCGCCAGCGCATAACCGAGGGCAAGGTGTTGGAGGTCGGTCAGGGCAAACAACTCAACAACGAACTGCTCGTCGCCCAGCACCCCGACCTAGTGATGGTCACCGGCTGGCCTGGCGAAAGTTTGCCGCGCTTTCAAACCCTGGCCGCGGCCAACATCCCGGTTCTAATTAACTCGGAGTGGGTGGAAACCACACCCTTAGGTCGGGCAGAGTGGGTGAAGGTGATGGCGGCCTTGCTCGACAAAGAAGACCTCGTAAATCAGAAATTCAACCAGGTGGTCCGTGATTATCAGCGGCTGGCCGCCAGTACCCGCAACGTTGCTAAGCGGCCTACTGTGGTGGTGGGTATGCCGTTCAAGGACGTGTGGCACGTACCAGATGCAGACAGCTACATGGCTCAGTTCCTGCGCGATGCTGGCACCACTTACCCCTGGGACAAAACTAGAGCGCCGAGCGGCAGCCTGGCCTTATCGTTTGAAACCGTGGCCCCGGTGGCCCTCGCCGCCGACTACTGGCTGCATACGGGCTCCACGAAATCGAAAGCGGAAATAGTGGCCCAGGATGCGCGCTACACTGCTTTTGCGCCGTTCAAGCGCGGGATGGTCTACAACAACAACCGCCGCACCAACGCCGAGGGCTCCAACGATTACTGG